A region of Necator americanus strain Aroian chromosome I, whole genome shotgun sequence DNA encodes the following proteins:
- a CDS encoding hypothetical protein (NECATOR_CHRI.G3796.T1) yields the protein MRGLKWNDMGVKVDGRHLQQLRFADDIFLIKLSINQAERMLAEFDETCKKIALQLNLRKTMLMHNKWVSDVPFTLNGTKLSECTSYFHLCRELNMMNNLIPELGRRRRAAWGAYKSIENAVKKTTNTWLRARLFNTTVLPALTYASETWAFLKQEENAISVIERGVETMMLGVTRFTPAKEGIRSSFLRHRSKIRDGAAYAKESKTIWAGHVMRFNDNRWTRAVGDGYHATSNVSQEDRRSSSRSSSKKSTTLFEFFARRDATEQQLSAIGRMELLLVPARAIR from the coding sequence ATGCGAGGATTGAAATGGAATGACATGGGAGTCAAAGTTGACGGCCGGCATTTACAACaacttcgtttcgctgatgacatctttctaataaaattaagcatcaatcaggcggaacggatgctggccgaatttgatgaaacgtgtaaaaaaatcgctcttcagctgaatctgcgaAAGACGATGCTCATGCACAACAAATGGGTGTCGGATGTCCCATTTACTCTCAACGGAACGAAattatccgaatgcaccagctacttTCATCTgtgtcgggaattgaacatgatgaacaacCTAatccccgagctgggcaggaggagacgagcggcttggggagcgtacaagagcatcgagaatGCAGTAAAGAAGACCACGAACACCTGGCTCCGTGCTcgcctcttcaacaccaccgtacttcctgctttgacctatgcttcggagaCCTGGGCATTTctcaagcaggaggaaaatgcgatcagcgtcatagaacgcggaGTTGAAACgatgatgctaggagtaacccGCTTTACGCCCGCGAaggaagggattcgaagttcattcctacgtcaccgatcgaagatcagagatggtgccgcatatgccaaggaaagcaaaactatttgggccggacacgtgatgcgtttcaacgacaaccgttggaccagagccgtgggCGACggataccacgcgacatcaaacgtatcgcaggaagaccgccgaagCTCTTCACgaagttcttcaaagaaaagtacgacGCTCTTCGAGTTCTtcgcgagaagagatgccactgAGCAACAGTTAAGCGCGATCGGGAGAATGGAATTATTATTGGTGCCCGCTCGGGCAAttcgatga